The genomic stretch aaggttatagaggtgtgcatggaggctatggatttgggagcagaaataaggaaggggagagattgcttgagtttggaatggcaacggacatggtggtttgcaacacatcattcagtaagagacagagtaggctgataacatatgagtcaggtggttgtaagacacagatagattactttttggttagaaagtcagacaagaaagtggtgaaggacgtgaaagttatatcgggggaagagtgtgtttcccagcataggttgctggtttgtgatattatcttgaagagtgtcagagaagccaagggaaagtacaggccccgtcgaaaagtctggaagctgaaggaagagattgtagcaagacaatttagtgcaaaagttcagcagttagcctacaatagtcaatgtgatagtgacaatgttgaaagtacttggactactttgaagaattgtcttctagaagcttctgatgatacctgtgggtggacgaaaggaccagctagacatagacagacctggtggtggaataatgaggttgaccagtgtataaaggaaaagaggaaactttggaaagagtggaagtcaggtggtagtaaaaatatttacttagaagctaagcgtcgggctcgtacagcagtgtataaggcaaaatcagaagcagagagaaacagatttgcagatgtgttaagaagggaagaccagcgcaatgaggtattcaagatagcaaagcaaatgaagaagactaatcaagatattgtaggtgagaagtgtatacgtaatgatgaaggtgttttggctagcacagaggaggagaaaagggtagcttggaagaatcattatcagaggttgcttaacactgagtttcattgggacgaggataatttgtctgatgatgatgtcgtagaagggccagccatgcagatcaagacagaatgggtagtggaggctattaggaaaatgaagattggcaaggctgcaggagtatcaggtattgttgcagagatggtaaaagcatctggatatattggagttgagcttattacaagtcttgctaaccagattataaaggatggtgctattccgagtgagtggcagtcgagtgtaatagtgaattgtttcaagggcaagggtgatgcattagaaaggggtaactatagaggtttgaagttggttgatcaagtaatgaaagttattgaaagagtgattgataagttacttagagaaagaattgatatagataagatgcaatttggttttgttccagggcgtggcactacagatgcaatatttttactcagacagcttcaggaaaagtatttaggaaagaaaaagaatctctattttgcctttgtagatttagagaaagcttttgatagagtgccacgtaaagttatttggtgggctatgagaaaattaggtgtggatgagtggctagttacgatggttcagtctatgtacagcaatgctagaagtcgtgtcaggattaacgattcacttagtgatgaatttagtgtaaatgttggtgtacatcagggttctgtacttagtcctttgttgtttattctagtcttagaagcgatgtcgatggagttcagaactggttgcccatgggagttattgtatgcagatgatttggttctcatagcagagtcgatggaagaattagttgaaaagtttgagaagtggaagaaaggactagaagagaaagggctgaaggtaaacacagcaaagtccaaagtcatggtaagtagcattgcagccaagtgtgaccttgtagttggaaagtggccttgtggagtttgcaggaaaggggttggtagtaactcaattttttgtcagacttgcaagtattgggtacataagaagtgcagtagtattaatggaaggttaagagctggcatacagtttgtatgcaagcgttgcaaaggtgagattatagagaatgaagtatttccagctttaatgatgtacaacagtggctcgttagagatagttaagaacttctgttacttaggtgatatgttgggcagtgaagggggtgttggaagaagtgttacttgcaggataggttctgcttggaaaaagtttagagagttacttcctttattgactagcagagtcctgtcaattgaggtaaaaggtaggttgtatgaggcctgtgtaagaagtgttatgttgtacggtagtgagacatgggcagtgaagcaggaagatcttgaccgtttagaaaggaatgatatgagaatggttaggtggatgtgtaatgccagtctgagagacagaaagagttcagatgagctaagaagcaggctaagtctctgtagaattaaagatgttatccagataagaagattgaattggctggggcacttggaaagaatggaggaggataattgggtaagaaagtgtagagacttgatagttcctggggcaaagcctagaggcagaccgagaaagacttggcaggaggttataaggacagacttgatagagaggaagttgagtttagatctaacacagtctagatcagattggaagagggtcattaatataccccgtccaacccatgctcgcatggaaaacggacgttaagccgagaatgatgatgatgatgatgatgactttTCCAATAACTCTTCCATAATATCAATCTCATTACCGCGATGTATTACGACCAATTCTCGCACAGTACGATTGTCACATGAAATAttgatttattttgattttttcaacTTTGCAAATCTTTTAATCTTTACTCACATGAACTGACTGGATAATGCCATATTGATAGTTGATGACAACGAGGAATCTgatttaagaaataaaacaaatcaCCCTTCTGAAAAACTTCATCAGACTTCATCAGACGTCCATGGATTCACACCTTCACAGCTTCTCCTTGGACAAAACCCAATTTTCCCTTCCACGTTCACAGACCAGCTTCTGTTCTGGAAGGTTCCATAAGCAGCTCCATAATTGCACAACATTTAAATGCAATAGCTAATGCACAAAAAGTTTTTGCTCAAGCAACTGTTAGTTCCAAGCTACAAAAGGCATTAAAACACTTAATTCGAAAATACTCTGGTGTTGTCTACCAACCTGGTGATAAAGTTTTCTATCAGTTATCAGGCGAGCAACCTTGGCAAGGTGAAGCTACTGTTTTAGCAGTTGATGGCtaagttttatttgtttgtcaTGGGAGTGTTCTTCAAAGAGTCCGTTTATGCAGATTTCAATTAGTCTGTCCACAAATTTCTTCAGATGTGAAAGGCAAAGTTGTGAAGGAAAGCAGGCATCCAAGTGAAGTGAGTGATGCAAATGAAGTAAATAatggaaaaatgaaaaatggaTCTCCAGCTGCTGTACCAAGCTGAGATAATTCAACTTTAAAAGGTGACAAACTAGAAGAAGTTAACCAAGAAGAGATCCAAGCAGAAAATCAACCAAAAGCGTCAGACATTTTGCCAGTATCATAAGAcataaaataattgattttaagTATCCAGAGGATGTATGGAAAAGAATAATTATTCTTGGCCTGGATGGCTCAAGAAGAGGTATATGCACAAAAACTTGTTAAATGTGAAAGATGATAATAACAGCGGTCAATGGATTGGTCAGATGTGGAGATTGATGCTACCAATGAAATTGAAATCTCTTTTGCAAAGTCCAATGCGAAAAAAGATGAATTTTTCTCTGCTAAGCTAACTGAACTTTATAAATGGAAACAATTTGATGTTTATGAAGAAGTTCAAGATACTGGACAAGATCAAATCTCAGGGCAATGGGTTTGTACACATAAAGTGGTAGATGGAGTACTTAACCCAAAAGCAAGATTTGTAAATAAGAGGTTTTCGAAAAGAAGCTTCAATTCAATCAGTTTCTCCAACAGAAAGTAAAGAACTTTTTAGCATTACATCAAGCTAAAGATGGAAAATGAATTCTATCAATATAAAGTCTGCTTTTTTTCAAGGAAAGCACCTGAAGCGAGACATATACATAACCCTACCAACTAAAGCAACGACTGATAAGAAACTTGGAAACTACATAAATTTGTCTATGGGTTAAATGATGCTGCAAGGATGTGGTATTTTGCAGTATCAGAAGAACTTGAGAAACTTATTTGCAAGAGATCTTCAACTGATTTTGATGATGAACTTTCTGGCCTCATACTTGGCCATGTGGATGATTTTTTAGGGGCacgataaaaaatatcaacaatttatgaagactcctgaagataaactgttttttgttTGCAGTACCTGTCTTTGCCCTTTGCTTAAGAAgagtcatttggtgacgaaattccGGAACATCCatattactattgatgaaaactttgattttgatgCAATCAGAAATGAaaagggcttaaaaatggcccatttCAACATTAAAGGGGAACAAcacacaaaaattattatttgatattttgttactACCATAAGAAAACGAATTCAACTAGTTTTACTGTTTCATATGACTTTTAAGTGCCAACAATACGAACATATCACCCCAAAATATGGCTAGAACCCCGAACTCCATAAAAAAGATTGGGACAAACGtgatctgtgacgttgcaaagtGCGGAAAGCGTAATTCATGCAGTGGCTGGtttattaaaacaacaaatttttaaattgtttatagTTTTAGTAAAATGTATCTTATATAGCTACTAGCAATTCCTTCTTATTTTATGCTAAATATGCCAAGTTGCTCAGTCTTCGGTTGTACAAGTCGCTGGCTGTTTAACAAAGAGCTTAGTGTTTATACGATACCTTCAGAAAAATCGAACAACTAACTTCCTAAAAAATGATTGCAAGCGATTAAAAGAGAAGGGTTGTTTCCAGAGGGATATGATAGTAAGACAAAGTTCATCTGGATTTCTTGaatgcaaaaaataaagttttctttgTATTAGCACATATTTACTGGTCATCAAATCCACGCCATTATATACGTTCACTTTTattttactattattatttcactcgTTTGTTACCTTcttccatttttaaatttaatattttaaagttaaattttcgTCCTGGTCGCCACTTATATGATTACCTTTTCTCGCAACTCATAGcaaagttttgttgtttttgttttgcgcATATAAAAATCTAATTTCTGACAGGGGGTAAACAACATATTACTGCTAATGGGTGCACCGATATCATCAACATTTCGAACATCACGCAAAGCACGTCCTGGAAATAGTTTTCTTGTTCCTGGTGCTGTCCCGGCGATTTTTGTATTTACTTCAGAGACTAAAAAAAAATGTCCCTTACCCCCTGAATTGTTTCTCATTTAATATGCAAACTTTCCAAGGTGATGTCTATCacacaaaagaattaaaaaaacctCTGAATTACCATAAAACATCTGATTCGACACACCTTTTAAGGCATATTCCGGTAAGTGTTGGTATTCACGACAGCTTGAATGACAACCCAACGTTCCTGGAAAATGAAGAtcctaaaattttattgaaactttttGTGAAAGAAATGGAAAGGAGACCGAAGCGAAAATAATGCACCCGAAACCCACAGATGTCGACATGATTCCCAAAAACGCTCAGGATGCATGGACTGAATGGGTAAACCAGGTAGCTGTGATTGGGTTCAACAGTGGAAAATATGATTTAAATATGATCAAGCGCTACTTTGTTGAGCAAATTGCGAACAACGAAAGCGAAAAAATAAAAGTAGCTAAGAAAGacaacaattatatatatatattcgtgacaacatcaaaattgaaatttctggacatcaaaaactttcttgcaCCGGAGATGAGCTACAACTGATGGTGCAAGTCTCTTGAATGTAAGCTAGAGAAGATTGTGTTTCAATACGACTGGCTGTCTCGTTATGACAACTTGAATAATGTCGGACCTGTCGCACACAAGGACTTCTATAACCGCTTAAAGAGTAAAAATACGCTATCACCCGCAAAGAGTATGAAGAATTATGCACAGAATTCTATAATTGAGGTTGCATCACAATGATGGACTGGTTACGTAAATACAACACGGGTGACATTGAACCATTCATCGAAGCAGTTGATAAAACCAGAAATCAATATTACGGAGATATCGACATTTTGAAAGATGCAGTTAGTATTCTGGGCGTCTCGATGAGATATGTGCTGAACAAGTCGCTCCATTTGAATGCAAATATCGAGCTCTATGCACCTGGTGAGCTATGCAGGCAGAAATGTTAAGAAGATCAGAACAGGGATCAGATGCCATATCTACACGAAACCAAAACAGTGCAAAACAATCTTAGGGCTAGCTAGATGCAAACATGTTATATCCTAGCACACTGATGCACGAGGTAGGCACTATAACCAGGGATCAAGTCGGAGGTCttatacaaaataattttggcgAGTTAACCTGATGGTCTCGATAGTCCAATAAGCgagtaaaaatgttttgaacgcCCCGGGAAAAAGTCACATAAATAAAACACGtggttttattttgaaaatttcgtaCGTTTTTAATTTCTGctgattttaaaaacattctctCGAAATTGGTGGTTAATTTAAAAAGGAAAGTACTGTGAATTAAAATGACAATTAACATGGGTAagaaaacttttatattttgtttttatattaaagaAGCAAGAATTATTATAACATGAAAATATTGTCGCAAACTCAAAACATTTTTGGCGTGCacaaacatatttaaatttagcTTATTCAAGAAAAGGAATTATTTCATCCAGCGAAGATGAGAGGACTTCGAAGATTCACCGCTTTTTAATCGAGCAGTTATGTAAGTAAGATATCAATATCTTCTTGTAACTAAAAAATAGTAAGGTTGTAATAAATGTGCGGCAAATGAGTGCTTTAATATTGATGACCtgtaaaataatgaaaacattttgtaagGTGAAGGGAAAAAGATACAAATAAGTGTTTTTAGTTACGTTGTAACTTTATTTCATCATAgtgataaaattaaacaaacctCTGAAAACAGtgaaaataaaagagaaaaaagaaagagaaaagatATTGAAAAAGCGAGTAAGTTTAAGAAATGCCTGATTAtaatttaaacttattttagtaAGTTTTATTGGtgtactatttttttattttaaacctaGATGGGACTTTTATCTCAAGCAGCGAAGAGAGCGATGTCGGAGATGGCACCGAGGACGACATTCAAGACgacaaaaaaagagagaaaggtAGCAATGACGAGGATCCAAACCCCGTCAAATGAGTCAAAGGACGgggtttaaaaataacaagtattatctaattttcaaatatttagtaCTAACCAGTAATATTTGGGGCGTGTAATAATGTATTCATTTGAGCGCtcatcaatataaaaattaataatattgcCGCCGCTGCTGCTGCCGTGTGTATGGTCGCGCGGTGGTGGCGGTGGCGCGCGTGATGGCATCAGCTTCATTTTCGTTGCGAAGACAGGGCAAAGATGGCTAGACCTAATCTTTAATGGTGGATAGAAAAATATAGACTTTGTTCTTTTTTGTGGAGAAATTGGTGTGAATGAAGATGCTTTGAAATATCTTCCTGCATCAGTTTCTtccaagaattgtgttgcattgaggtaagattttattttctgtaatttccATTTCTGATTATTGCTGACCATTTGTTACCATAGTAATTAAGTGTACATCACTATGTCATCACCATGAACTACTTAtggctagatagatagatagatgtgcatattttacatggctagcctcacaaatatcgagggatataccctgtctattatttccaggaggggccatggcttagatggagagtcctagagtatttaatgctcattttgagcgacgcagacccaattagggcccgcgctctactagacaactcccggcaacatccaacggcccacacagtgtgccatcttcccaattttcctcacatggcttgggttaaccgggggctatggtaacattcactcgcccatgttgaatcgccgtcaagaggaatcgaaaccccggtctcccgcacagagtacgagagctataaccactaatctacggcgccatataataagctagctagctacatgtattcgtggtttttgttttgattattacTCTTGGAGAGCTAGCAACCGTATCTATGGTAGCTAGCTGGCATGTGTGTGTGGAATTAATAATGGTTTTGATTCttctcaaaatgttaaaacttagTGTCTTTGCTCTGAGGAGTgaattctctttaatttctctaagaaatatttatttatttttcactgtttaGGTCCAAATCATCTGGAAATTGCTTGTTTAGCTCCATATCCTTATGTCTGGTAGGTGATAATAGTTTGACGCAACAGTTAAGGCTACTTGCTTCCATTGAACTTTTTGTCAATTCTGAGTATTATAGTTCTCACCCCAATTTATTTGTTGACAAATATCCATCTTTAAGTCCATCAAATATTTTAGCAATGTCAGTATCTCTTGCTGCTGTTGATACTAATTTTAAGGCTgctgaacttgtcaaagctgaggctactttttgtttgaaaaacatGAACCAGTGGTCTggttttctctttgttttgtcATTGTCTTCTATAATTCGCAGAAATATTATGTGTTATTATCCTGATTGTGGTCCTCTCAAATACAAAGAGATATTCAATAAAAAGGTTTTTCCACGTGTGCCAAAGGTTGATGAAACTTGCttccatattttgttttgttatgaagGTTATCTCATTTCAGATCTTACTTTTAAACATAATCACTATGTGCCACTTTTATTTACTTCTAAGGAATTAATTTAGAAGCCTCTATTTAAGAAGAAATGTATGTCTACCAATGTTTCTGGAttctttcaaaagaaaattgattttaaacctGTCACC from Hydractinia symbiolongicarpus strain clone_291-10 chromosome 12, HSymV2.1, whole genome shotgun sequence encodes the following:
- the LOC130622136 gene encoding uncharacterized protein LOC130622136 codes for the protein MTINMAYSRKGIISSSEDERTSKIHRFLIEQLLIKLNKPLKTVKIKEKKEREKILKKRMGLLSQAAKRAMSEMAPRTTFKTTKKERKVAMTRIQTPSNESKDGV